GAGCCGGCTTCAGCCCCATCCATTCCTGCGTGTTCGGCAACGCCCAGACGATGATCAGGCCAAGGAGCACCACCGCCGTATCGCCCGAGTAGAGATACAGGCCGTGCTCGCCCATGCCGAACAGGCCCTGCACCACCAGCATCGCCTCGGTCAGGCTGGGAGACTTGAAGAACACGAGGCTCACGGTCACGGCCAGGAAGGTCAGCAGCACGTTTACCGGCACCAGCGCCCCGCGCACAATGGGCGGCAGGTCTGCCCGCCCGGCGCGCGTGGCGCGCCAGGCGTGGTTCGCGACCAGCATCAGCCCGTGCATCAGGCCGAAGATGATGAACTGCCAGCCCGCGCCATGCCAGACCCCGGCCAGTCCCATGGTGACCAGCGTCGGAAAGGCCAGCATCACGAGGAACGGCACCGCCCGCGGCTTGCGCGGGTTCCAGATCGGCTTCCCCGCCTCCATCCGGCGGCGCATCAGCCCCTTGGTGATCGGATTGTAGAGATACGAGGTCAGGAAGCGCGTCAGCGTCATGTGCCAGCGCGACCAGAACTCGATGATATTGCCGGCCTTCAGGGGCGAGTCGAAATTGAACGGCAGCAGGATGCCGAACATCAGGCCCAGCCCGATGGCCATGTCGGAATAGCCCGAGAAGTCGAAGTAAAGCTGCAGCGCAAAGGCAACCGCGCCCCGCCAGGCATAGGCCAGATAGGCCGCCTGTCCGTCCGCGGCCAGATCCCACAGCGGCTGTGCCAGCGGAGCCAGCGTATCCGCCAGGCCGATCTTCTTGAACAGGCCGAGGCAGAAGATGGTGAAGCCCAGAACCAGCTTCGCCTGGTCGATGCGGAAGGTCTCGTCGCGCTCGATCTGGGGAACGACCTCGCGGTAGTGCACGATCGGCCCGGCGATCAGCTGCGGGAAGAAGGTGATGAACATCGCGTAGCGGATCGGGTTCGGCCGGCCGATCCGCCCCTCGTGGCAGTCCACCAGATAGGCGATCTGCTGGAAGGTGTAGAACGAGATGGCGAGCGGCAGCAGGATGTGCGGCACCGCCACCGCCGCCGCCGTCAGCGCGTTCATCACCTCGACGAGGAAGCCCGCATACTTGAAGTAGCCGATCGCGCCGAGGTTCAGCGCGATCCCCGAAAGCAGCAGCCAGCGTCGCGGCCGGTTCACCAGCAGCAGCCCGAGGGTATAGTTCAGCCCCAGCGAGATCAGCAGCATCGGCAGGAAGGCGACGTTCCACCAGGCGTAGAAGAAGAGCGAGGCCGCCGTAAGCCAGGCCAGCGCCCAGAGCTTGCTCGGCAGCCGCCCCAGCAGGAAGTAACCCGCCAGGGTCAGCGGCAGAAAGGCGAACAGGAACTCGGGGCTGTGGAACAGCATCAGGGAAGCGTCTTCGCCTGGATGAGGGCGGCGAAGTCGCCGACGTTGCGCAACTCCTCCAGCTCGGAGGACTTGAACGAGACGCCGAAGCGCATCTCGGCCGCCACGACGATGTTGATGTGGTTGAAGCTGTCCCATTCGGCCACGTCCCGCGCCGACAGGTCGGGCGTCGCCACGATACCGGGGTCGTCGAAGACCTGACGCAGGATGGCCGTGAGGCCGTCGAAGATCTCGGGCTCGGTCATGCGGGCTCCCTCATTGCCGGACAGGGTTCACGGACAGTCGGATATGCGGCGGCGGTGGCGGCGGCGCCGCAAGGTCTAGCCGCCAGAGCGCCGAATGGCCGTCACCGCCGGCGGGATGGAACCCGAGCCGGGGGAAGAGATCGGCCACCATGCCGTTCTTCGGCGTCGGCCGGTAGCAGCCCACGACGGTCGAGGCCCCGGCGTCGCGGGCGGCGCCGGCGATGACCGCGGCCACGGCTTCCTCCACCCGCCGGCCAAGGACGCGGCAGCTCATCAGCCAGGTATCGACCTCCAGCAGGCGCCCACCTTCGCCATCGGGCCGGAGGCGGCCCAGCACGACGCAGACGA
This portion of the Rhodobacter sp. CZR27 genome encodes:
- a CDS encoding MBOAT family protein; the protein is MLFHSPEFLFAFLPLTLAGYFLLGRLPSKLWALAWLTAASLFFYAWWNVAFLPMLLISLGLNYTLGLLLVNRPRRWLLLSGIALNLGAIGYFKYAGFLVEVMNALTAAAVAVPHILLPLAISFYTFQQIAYLVDCHEGRIGRPNPIRYAMFITFFPQLIAGPIVHYREVVPQIERDETFRIDQAKLVLGFTIFCLGLFKKIGLADTLAPLAQPLWDLAADGQAAYLAYAWRGAVAFALQLYFDFSGYSDMAIGLGLMFGILLPFNFDSPLKAGNIIEFWSRWHMTLTRFLTSYLYNPITKGLMRRRMEAGKPIWNPRKPRAVPFLVMLAFPTLVTMGLAGVWHGAGWQFIIFGLMHGLMLVANHAWRATRAGRADLPPIVRGALVPVNVLLTFLAVTVSLVFFKSPSLTEAMLVVQGLFGMGEHGLYLYSGDTAVVLLGLIIVWALPNTQEWMGLKPAPARAAPPPAGRLRWQPSPLHGLFVGAVLCVTLLRIFGSPPAEFLYFAF
- a CDS encoding acyl carrier protein is translated as MTEPEIFDGLTAILRQVFDDPGIVATPDLSARDVAEWDSFNHINIVVAAEMRFGVSFKSSELEELRNVGDFAALIQAKTLP